The Aeromonas encheleia genomic sequence ACACCCGACTCACTACGGTCGTCTGTGCCCTATCGAAACTCCGGAAGGTCCGAACATCGGTCTGATCAACTCGCTGTCCGTGTATTCCCGCACCAACGAGTACGGTTTCCTCGAGACCCCGTACCGCAAGGTCATCGACGGTGTGATCACCGACGAAGTGGATTACCTGTCTGCAATCGAAGAAGGCAAGTACGTGATCGCTCAGGCTAACGCCGCGACCTCCGAAGATGGCCGTCTGAAAGATGAGTTGATCCCGTGCCGCCATAAGGGTGAATCCACCTTTATGAACGCCGACCAGATCCAGTACATGGACGTGAGCCCGCAACAGATCGTCTCTGTGGCTGCTGCTCTGATCCCGTTCCTGGAACACGATGATGCTAACCGAGCCCTGATGGGTTCGAACATGCAACGTCAAGCCGTACCGACTCTGCGTGCCGACAAGCCGCTGGTAGGTACCGGTATGGAGCGCGCCGTGGCCGTCGACTCCGGGGTAACCGTAGTGGCCAAGCGTGGCGGCATGATCGACTACGTCGATGCCTCCCGTATCGTTATCAAGGTCAATGAAGATGAGCTGCTGCCAGGCGAAGCCGGCATCGACATCTACAGCCTGACCAAATACACCCGTTCCAACCAGAACACCTGTATCAACCAGCGTCCTTGCGTGATGTTGGGTGAGCCGGTGATGGCGGGCGATGTGGTCGCTGACGGTCCGTCTACCGATCTGGGCGAACTGGCGCTGGGCCAAAACCTGCGCGTCGCGTTCATGCCGTGGAACGGTTACAACTTCGAAGATTCGATCTTGGTAAACGAGCGCGTGGTACAGGAAGATCGCCTGACCACCATCCATATCCAGGAACTGGCCTGTATCTCCCGTGACACCAAGCTGGGTCCGGAAGAGATCACTGCCGACATCCCGAACGTGGGTGAAGCCGCTCTGTCCAAGCTGGACGAGTCCGGTATCGTCTACGTGGGTGCCGAAGTGAAGGGCGGCGACATTCTGGTTGGTAAGGTAACACCCAAGGGTGAAACCCAGCTGACGCCGGAAGAGAAGCTGCTGCGCGCCATCTTCGGTGAGAAGGCCTCCGATGTGAAGGACTCCTCCCTGCGTGTGCCGAACGGTGTGTACGGTACCGTGGTTGACGTGCAAGTCTTTACCCGCGATGGCGTGGAAAAAGACAAGCGCGCCAAAGAAATCGAAGAGATGCAGCTGAAGGAAGCGAAGAAGGACTTGACCGAAGAGTTCAAGATCCTGGAAGACGGCATCTTCGGCCGCTCCCGCAACCTGCTGCTGGCCGCCGGTTACAGCGAAGATCGTCTGAACAAGCTGGATCGTTCCAAGTGGTTTGAGTTGGCCATCGAAGATGAAGCCAAACAGATCGAACTGGAGCAGATCGGCGAGCAGCACATCGAGCTGAAAGCCGACTTCGACAAGAAGTTCGAGAACAAGCGTCGCAAGATTATCCAGGGTGATGATCTGGCGCCGGGCGTACTGAAAATCGTCAAGGTTTACCTGGCAGTCAAGCGTCGCATCCAACCGGGTGACAAGATGGCGGGCCGTCACGGTAACAAGGGTGTTATCTCCAAGATCTGCCCGGTCGAGGATATGCCCCATGACGAGTTCGGCCGTCCGGTCGACATCGTACTGAACCCCCTGGGTGTACCGTCCCGTATGAACATCGGTCAGATCCTCGAAGTGCATCTGGGCCTCGCGGCCAAGGGCATCGGCGAGAAGATCGACCGCATGATCAAAGATCAGCGCGAGCTGCACGAGATGCGTGAATTCCTGCAACAGGTCTATGACCTGGGCGAGAAAGACACCCAGCAAGTGAACATCGCCGAGCTGTCTGACGACGACGTACGTACCCTTGCGGGTAACCTGCGTAAGGGTCTGCCAGTTGCTACACCTGTCTTTGATGGTGCCAAAGAGCACGAAATCAAGGCCCTGCTGAAGCTGGCCGATCTGCCGGAATCCGGTCAGATCTCCTTGTTCGACGGTCGTACCGGTAACACTTTCGAGCGTAAGGTCACCGTGGGTTACATGTACATGCTCAAGCTGAACCACTTGGTAGACGACAAGATGCATGCGCGTTCTACCGGCTCCTACAGCCTGGTTACCCAGCAGCCGCTGGGTGGTAAGGCACAGTTTGGTGGCCAGCGGTTCGGTGAGATGGAAGTGTGGGCCCTGGAGGCTTACGGTGCGGCATATACCCTGCAGGAAATGCTGACCGTCAAGTCTGACGATGTGAATGGCCGTACCAAGATGTACAAGAACATCGTGGATGGCGACCACCGTATGGAGCCGGGCATGCCCGAATCCTTCAACGTATTGCTGAAGGAAATTCGCTCTCTGGGTATCAACATCGAGCTGGACGAAGAGTAAGAGCTCGCTCTTATTGTTCGAGAATTGACGTGGGCGCCCCGCTGCTTTGGCAGTTGGGGCGCCGAGGTTAGACTCCTGACAGGGGAAACACGTGAAAGACTTACTCAAGTTTTTGAAGGCTCAGACCAAGACCGAAGAGTTTGACAGTATCAAGATCGGTCTGGCCTCTCCTGACATGATCCGCTCCTGGTCATTCGGTGAGGTCAAAAAGCCTGAGACCATCAACTACCGGACTTTCAAGCCGGAACGTGATGGTCTGTTCTGTGCCCGTATCTTCGGACCGGTGAAGGACTACGAGTGTCTGTGCGGCAAGTACAAGCGCCTGAAACACCGTGGTGTGATCTGCGAGAAGTGCGGCGTAGAAGTGACCCAGACCAAGGTCCGTCGCGAGCGTATGGGCCACATCGAGCTGGCCAGCCCGACTGCCCACATCTGGTTCCTGAAGTCCCTGCCGTCCCGTATCGGTCTGCTGCTGGACATGACCCTGCGTGACATCGAGCGCGTGCTGTATTTCGAATCCTATGTGGTGATCGAACCCGGCATGACCAACCTCGAGCGCAGCCAGATGCTGTCCGAAGAGAACTATCTGGACGCACTGGAAGAGTGGGGCGACGAATTTGACGCCAAGATGGGTGCCGAAGCAATACTTGCATTGCTGCGTGCCATCGATCTGGAAGGTGAAGTCAAGACCATGCGCGAGGAGCTGGATCAGACCAACTCCGAGACCAAGCGCAAGAAGACCACCAAGCGTCTGAAGCTGATGGAAGCTTTCCTGCAGTCCGGCAACAAGCCGGAGTGGATGATCATGACAGTGCTGCCTGTGCTGCCGCCGGACCTGCGTCCGCTGGTACCGCTGGACGGCGGCCGTTTCGCAACGTCAGATCTGAACGATCTGTATCGTCGCGTGATCAACCGTAACAACCGCCTGAAGCGTCTGCTGGACCTGGCCGCCCCGGACATCATCGTGCGCAACGAAAAGCGCATGCTGCAAGAGTCCGTGGATGCCCTGCTGGACAACGGCCGTCGTGGTCGTGCCATCACTGGTTCCAACAAGCGCCCGCTGAAATCCTTGGCCGACATGATCAAGGGTAAGCAAGGTCGTTTCCGTCAAAACCTGCTGGGTAAGCGCGTCGACTATTCCGGTCGTTCCGTTATCACCGTAGGTCCGACCCTGCGTCTGCATCAGTGCGGTCTGCCGAAGAAGATGGCGCTGGAGCTGTTCAAGCCCTTCATCTACGGCAAGCTGGAATCCCGCGGTCTGGCGACCACTATCAAGGCCGCCAAGAAGATGGTGGAGCGCGAAGAAGCCGTCGTTTGGGACATCCTGGACGAAGTGATCCGCGAACACCCGGTCCTGCTGAACCGTGCACCGACCCTGCACCGTCTGGGTATCCAGGCGTTCGAACCGACCCTGATCGAAGGCAAGGCCATCCAGCTGCACCCGCTCGTCTGTGCCGCCTATAACGCGGACTTCGATGGTGACCAGATGGCGGTCCACGTACCGCTGACCCTGGAAGCCCAGCTGGAAGCGCGTGCCCTGATGATGTCTACCAACAACATCCTGTCGCCTGCCTCCGGTGAGCCGATCATCGTTCCTTCCCAGGACGTGGTCTTGGGTCTGTACTACATGACCCGTGCCCGTATCAACGCCAAGGGCGAAGGTATGGTGCTGGCCGGCCCGAAAGAAGCCGAGAAGGTCTATCGCGCCGGTCTGGCCGATCTGCATGCTCGCGTCAAAGTGCGTATCACCGAATACCTGCGTCAAGCAGATGATTCGCTGGTAGAGCGTACCGAGCTGAAGAACACCACCGTTGGTCGTGCGATCCTGAGCCTGATCCTGCCGAAAGGCATGGAATACGCGCTGATCGACGAGCCGAAGGTGCTGACTGCGGCAGAGCAGGCCGATCTGGATGCCAATCCGCAGAACTGGATCAAGAGCGTCTCCAACAAGGCGTTGGGCAAGAAGCTCATCTCCCGTCTGCTGAACACCTGTTATCGCAAGCAGGGCCTGAAGGACACCGTCATCTTCGCTGACCAGCTGATGTATACCGGTTTCCACTATGCGGCCCTGTCTGGTGCCTCTGTTGGTATCGATGACATGGTCATCCCGGATGCCAAGAAAGACATCGTTGCCGCTGCCGAAGCCGAAGTTGCCGAGATCCAGGACCAGTTCCTGTCCGGTCTGGTGACCGCGGGCGAACGCTATAACAAGGTTATCGATATCTGGGCCAGCGCGAACGATCGCGTCTCCAAGGCCATGATGGATAACCTGTCCAAGGAGCGTAACGTCAACTCCCTGGGTGAAGAAGAAGAGCAGGCCTCGTTCAACAGCATCTTCATGATGGCCGACTCTGGTGCGCGGGGCTCCGCCGCCCAGATCCGTCAGCTGGCCGGTATGCGTGGCCTGATGGCCAAGCCGGATGGCTCCATCATCGAAACGCCGATCGTGGCGAACTTCCGTGAAGGTCTGAACGTACTGCAGTACTTCATCTCCACTCACGGTGCTCGTAAAGGTCTGGCGGATACCGCACTGAAGACGGCGAACTCCGGTTACCTGACTCGTCGTCTGGTCGACGTGGCTCAGGACATGGTGGTCACCGAGGACGATTGCGGCACTACCGAAGGTCTGTGGATGACTCCGCTGATCGAAGGTGGCGACGTGGTCGAGCCGCTGCGTGAGCGCGTGCTGGGTCGTGTGGTCGCGGAAGACGTGATCAAGCCGGGTACTGAAAGCGAGATCCTGGTCGCGCGCAATACCCTGCTCGACGAGTATCTGTGTGATCTGCTGGAACGTAACTCCGTCGACCGCGTGAAGGTACGTTCTGCCATCACCTGTGAGACCGACTTCGGTAACTGTGCTCACTGCTACGGCCGTGATCTGGCCCGTGGTCACCTGGTGAACAAGGGTGAGGCTGTCGGTGTTATCGCCGCCCAGTCCATCGGTGAGCCGGGTACCCAGCTGACGATGCGTACCTTCCACATCGGTGGTGCCGCATCCCGAGCCGCTGCCGAGAGCAGCATCCAGGTCAAGAACACCGGTAGCATCAAGCTGCAGAACGCCAAGTTTGTTACCAACAGTGCTGACAAGCTGGTAATCACCTCCCGTTCTACCGAACTGACCATCATGGACGAGATGGGCCGTACCAAGGAAAGCCACAAGCTGCCTTACGGTTCCGTCCTGGAAGTGAAAGATGGCCAGGCCGTGAGTGCCGGTGACACCGTCGCCAACTGGGATCCGCACACCCACCCGATCATCACTGAAGTAGCAGGTCGCCTGGACTTCGAACACATGATCGATGGCGTGACCATCACTCGTCAGACCGACGAGTTGACCGGTCTCTCCTCCATCGTCGTGCTGGATGTCAACGAACGTCCGAGCGCCGGTAAAGAGATGCGTCCGACCGTGAAACTGGTCGACCAGAATGGCAAGGATGTCATGATCCCGGGTACCGATGTTGCCGCCCAGTACTTCCTGCCGGGCAAGGCGATCGTGAACCTGGAAGATGGTGCCAACGTGGGTGTGGGTGACGCGGTTGCGCGTATCCCGCAAGAGTCCAGCGGTACCAAGGACATCACCGGTGGTCTGCCGCGCGTTGCGGATCTGTTCGAAGCACGCCAACCGAAGGAACCGGCTATCCTGGCCGAGATCTCCGGTACCATCTCCTTCGGGAAAGAGACCAAGGGCAAGCGCCGTCTGGTCATCACCCCGACCGACGGTGGCGACATCTACGAAGAGATGATTCCGAAGTGGCGTCACCTAAACGTGTTCGAAGGTGAAAAAGTTGAGAAGGGTGAAGTGCTGGCGGACGGTCCTGAGTCTGCTCACGACATCCTGCGTCTGCGCGGTATCAGCCCGGTCGCCAACTATATCGCCAACGAAGTGCAGGACGTTTACCGTCTGCAAGGCGTTAAGATCAACGACAAGCACATCGAAGTCATCGTCCGTCAGATGCTGCGCAAGTGCGAGATCCTGAGCGCTGGCGACACCGACCTGATCGAAGGTGAGCAGGTTGAAGTGGCTCGTGTGAAGATTGCCAACCGTAAGCTGGTTGCCGAGGGTAAGACTCCGGCCACCTTCCGTCATATCCTGATGG encodes the following:
- the rpoC gene encoding DNA-directed RNA polymerase subunit beta', which codes for MKDLLKFLKAQTKTEEFDSIKIGLASPDMIRSWSFGEVKKPETINYRTFKPERDGLFCARIFGPVKDYECLCGKYKRLKHRGVICEKCGVEVTQTKVRRERMGHIELASPTAHIWFLKSLPSRIGLLLDMTLRDIERVLYFESYVVIEPGMTNLERSQMLSEENYLDALEEWGDEFDAKMGAEAILALLRAIDLEGEVKTMREELDQTNSETKRKKTTKRLKLMEAFLQSGNKPEWMIMTVLPVLPPDLRPLVPLDGGRFATSDLNDLYRRVINRNNRLKRLLDLAAPDIIVRNEKRMLQESVDALLDNGRRGRAITGSNKRPLKSLADMIKGKQGRFRQNLLGKRVDYSGRSVITVGPTLRLHQCGLPKKMALELFKPFIYGKLESRGLATTIKAAKKMVEREEAVVWDILDEVIREHPVLLNRAPTLHRLGIQAFEPTLIEGKAIQLHPLVCAAYNADFDGDQMAVHVPLTLEAQLEARALMMSTNNILSPASGEPIIVPSQDVVLGLYYMTRARINAKGEGMVLAGPKEAEKVYRAGLADLHARVKVRITEYLRQADDSLVERTELKNTTVGRAILSLILPKGMEYALIDEPKVLTAAEQADLDANPQNWIKSVSNKALGKKLISRLLNTCYRKQGLKDTVIFADQLMYTGFHYAALSGASVGIDDMVIPDAKKDIVAAAEAEVAEIQDQFLSGLVTAGERYNKVIDIWASANDRVSKAMMDNLSKERNVNSLGEEEEQASFNSIFMMADSGARGSAAQIRQLAGMRGLMAKPDGSIIETPIVANFREGLNVLQYFISTHGARKGLADTALKTANSGYLTRRLVDVAQDMVVTEDDCGTTEGLWMTPLIEGGDVVEPLRERVLGRVVAEDVIKPGTESEILVARNTLLDEYLCDLLERNSVDRVKVRSAITCETDFGNCAHCYGRDLARGHLVNKGEAVGVIAAQSIGEPGTQLTMRTFHIGGAASRAAAESSIQVKNTGSIKLQNAKFVTNSADKLVITSRSTELTIMDEMGRTKESHKLPYGSVLEVKDGQAVSAGDTVANWDPHTHPIITEVAGRLDFEHMIDGVTITRQTDELTGLSSIVVLDVNERPSAGKEMRPTVKLVDQNGKDVMIPGTDVAAQYFLPGKAIVNLEDGANVGVGDAVARIPQESSGTKDITGGLPRVADLFEARQPKEPAILAEISGTISFGKETKGKRRLVITPTDGGDIYEEMIPKWRHLNVFEGEKVEKGEVLADGPESAHDILRLRGISPVANYIANEVQDVYRLQGVKINDKHIEVIVRQMLRKCEILSAGDTDLIEGEQVEVARVKIANRKLVAEGKTPATFRHILMGITKASLSTESFISAASFQETTRVLTEAAVGGKRDELRGLKENVIVGRLIPAGTGFAYHHARINQRAAAARAVGVPQVTADEAQQNLADLLNAAGSFDEE
- the rpoB gene encoding DNA-directed RNA polymerase subunit beta; the protein is MVYSYTEKKRIRKDFGKRDQVLDTPYLLSIQLDSFKQFIEADPEGEYGLEAAFRSVFPITSYSGSAELQYVSYRLGEPVFDVKECQIRGVTYSAPLRVKLRMVLYDREAAAGTVKDIKEQEVYMGEIPLMTENGTFVINGTERVIVSQLHRSPGVFFDHDKGKTHSSGKVLYNARVIPYRGSWLDFEFDAKDNLFVRIDRRRKLPASIILRALDFGSEQILATFFETIGFEVKDGKLMMDLVPERLRGETATFDIIANGAVVVETGRRVTARHIRQLEKDAITQIEVPVEYVVGKVAAKNYAHPQTGEVVVTANQALSLEAVANLSQAGFKHFEVLFTNELDHGAYMSETLRIDSSSTRLEALVEIYRMMRPGEPPTREAAEQLFENLFFSSERYDLSTVGRMKFNRRLGREDETGVGVLTKDDIVEVMKRLIDIRNGNDEVDDIDHLGNRRIRSVGEMAENQFRVGLVRVERAVKERLSLGDLDTLMPQDLINAKPISAAVKEFFGSSQLSQFMDQNNPLSEVTHKRRISALGPGGLTRERAGFEVRDVHPTHYGRLCPIETPEGPNIGLINSLSVYSRTNEYGFLETPYRKVIDGVITDEVDYLSAIEEGKYVIAQANAATSEDGRLKDELIPCRHKGESTFMNADQIQYMDVSPQQIVSVAAALIPFLEHDDANRALMGSNMQRQAVPTLRADKPLVGTGMERAVAVDSGVTVVAKRGGMIDYVDASRIVIKVNEDELLPGEAGIDIYSLTKYTRSNQNTCINQRPCVMLGEPVMAGDVVADGPSTDLGELALGQNLRVAFMPWNGYNFEDSILVNERVVQEDRLTTIHIQELACISRDTKLGPEEITADIPNVGEAALSKLDESGIVYVGAEVKGGDILVGKVTPKGETQLTPEEKLLRAIFGEKASDVKDSSLRVPNGVYGTVVDVQVFTRDGVEKDKRAKEIEEMQLKEAKKDLTEEFKILEDGIFGRSRNLLLAAGYSEDRLNKLDRSKWFELAIEDEAKQIELEQIGEQHIELKADFDKKFENKRRKIIQGDDLAPGVLKIVKVYLAVKRRIQPGDKMAGRHGNKGVISKICPVEDMPHDEFGRPVDIVLNPLGVPSRMNIGQILEVHLGLAAKGIGEKIDRMIKDQRELHEMREFLQQVYDLGEKDTQQVNIAELSDDDVRTLAGNLRKGLPVATPVFDGAKEHEIKALLKLADLPESGQISLFDGRTGNTFERKVTVGYMYMLKLNHLVDDKMHARSTGSYSLVTQQPLGGKAQFGGQRFGEMEVWALEAYGAAYTLQEMLTVKSDDVNGRTKMYKNIVDGDHRMEPGMPESFNVLLKEIRSLGINIELDEE